From a region of the Paenibacillus sp. R14(2021) genome:
- a CDS encoding LLM class flavin-dependent oxidoreductase, with translation MVDSAFKMELGISTFLETTPDPATGAVVSHAERLRRAVEEIVLADEVGLDVYGIGEHHRADYAGTAPAVVLAAAASKTKRIRLTSAVTVLSSDDPVRVYQQFSTLDGLSNGRAEIMAGRGSFIESFPLFGYSLDDYDELFEEKLDLLLQITASERVTWTGKHRPAINDLPVYPRSEQHPLPVWIATGGNPESAVRAGILGLPVAFAIIGGMPESFAPLVNLYRQAAAKAGHDPSKLQIATHSHGFIADTTEQAADMFFAPTQAQMNVIGSERGWGQNYNRATFDAARSLRGALYVGDPEYVAEKIVLLRKNLGLTRFFLHVNVGTMPHRDVLRAIELLGTKVAPIVHKELARIGGN, from the coding sequence ATGGTCGATTCAGCGTTCAAAATGGAATTAGGCATCAGCACGTTTTTGGAAACGACGCCGGACCCGGCGACAGGCGCCGTCGTCAGCCATGCCGAGCGGCTGCGCCGCGCCGTTGAGGAAATCGTCCTGGCCGATGAGGTCGGGCTTGACGTATACGGGATCGGGGAGCATCACCGCGCCGATTATGCAGGCACTGCGCCTGCGGTCGTACTCGCCGCAGCCGCCTCGAAGACCAAGCGAATCCGACTGACAAGCGCCGTTACGGTGCTTTCCTCGGACGATCCCGTTCGCGTCTACCAGCAGTTCTCCACGCTGGACGGCCTCTCGAACGGCCGGGCGGAGATCATGGCCGGACGCGGATCGTTCATCGAATCGTTCCCGCTGTTCGGCTACAGCCTCGACGATTACGACGAGCTCTTCGAGGAGAAGCTCGATCTGCTGCTCCAAATCACGGCCTCCGAGCGGGTTACATGGACAGGCAAACACCGCCCGGCAATCAACGATTTGCCGGTATATCCCCGCTCCGAGCAGCATCCGCTGCCTGTGTGGATCGCAACCGGCGGGAATCCGGAGTCCGCCGTGCGGGCCGGAATTCTGGGCCTGCCCGTCGCCTTCGCCATTATCGGGGGCATGCCCGAGAGCTTCGCGCCGCTCGTCAACCTGTACAGGCAGGCTGCGGCCAAGGCCGGTCATGATCCGAGCAAGCTGCAGATTGCGACGCATTCGCACGGCTTCATCGCCGATACGACGGAGCAGGCCGCGGACATGTTCTTCGCGCCGACGCAGGCGCAGATGAATGTTATCGGAAGCGAGCGGGGCTGGGGTCAGAACTACAATCGTGCTACATTCGACGCCGCGCGCTCTTTACGCGGGGCCCTCTACGTCGGCGATCCCGAATACGTCGCGGAGAAGATCGTCCTGCTGCGCAAGAACCTGGGCTTGACCCGCTTCTTCCTGCACGTCAATGTCGGCACGATGCCGCACCGCGACGTGCTGCGTGCCATCGAGCTGCTGGGCACGAAGGTCGCCCCGATCGTGCACAAGGAGCTTGCGCGTATCGGGGGGAATTAA
- a CDS encoding LysR family transcriptional regulator: MTLQQLRYVIEVANRNSINEAAKRLFISQPSLSNAIKELEAELGITIFERTNKGILLSKEGAEFLGYARQVVEQAELLESRYMNTKPAPQHFSVSTQHYAFAVNAFVKLVQQFGQEEYEFALRETKTHEIIEDVKNQRSEIGILYVNEFNKQVINRLLNNANLMFTSLFTAKAHVFVSIRNPLAKQDMVTLDELQQYPYLHFEQGEFNSFHFAEEILSTLSHQKSIRVNDRATLFNLLIGLNGYTISTGVLSADLNGNEIIPVPLASDETIHVGWICHRNAALSKLALEYVEALRLTIAE, translated from the coding sequence CTGACTCTGCAGCAATTACGATATGTAATCGAGGTGGCGAACCGGAACTCCATCAACGAGGCCGCCAAACGGTTGTTCATCTCGCAGCCGAGCTTGTCCAATGCGATCAAGGAACTGGAAGCGGAGCTCGGGATTACGATCTTCGAACGGACGAACAAGGGCATCCTGCTCTCCAAGGAAGGCGCGGAGTTTCTCGGCTATGCGCGCCAGGTCGTCGAACAGGCAGAGCTGCTGGAGAGCCGGTACATGAACACGAAGCCCGCCCCGCAGCATTTTTCGGTATCGACGCAGCATTACGCGTTCGCGGTGAATGCATTCGTCAAGCTGGTGCAGCAGTTCGGGCAGGAGGAATACGAGTTCGCGCTGCGGGAGACGAAGACGCACGAAATTATCGAGGACGTCAAAAACCAGCGCAGCGAGATCGGCATCCTGTATGTGAACGAGTTCAACAAGCAGGTGATTAACCGGCTGCTGAATAACGCGAATCTTATGTTCACGAGCCTGTTCACGGCGAAGGCGCATGTCTTCGTCAGTATCCGCAATCCGCTCGCCAAGCAGGACATGGTGACGCTTGACGAGCTGCAGCAATATCCGTACCTGCATTTCGAGCAGGGGGAATTTAACTCGTTTCATTTTGCCGAGGAAATCTTGAGCACCTTGTCGCATCAGAAGAGCATCCGAGTGAATGACCGCGCCACCTTGTTCAACCTGCTCATCGGCTTGAACGGCTATACGATCTCGACCGGCGTGCTGAGCGCAGATCTGAACGGCAACGAGATCATACCCGTTCCGCTGGCCAGCGACGAGACGATTCACGTCGGCTGGATCTGCCACCGCAACGCGGCTCTCTCCAAGCTGGCGCTTGAATACGTGGAGGCTTTGCGGCTGACGATCGCCGAATAA
- a CDS encoding GNAT family N-acetyltransferase, producing MLTNQQLQAIERLQQKCEAQDHVQLKLNWDMLRTREFEQTDFFHYENGELVSFLALYAFGSTVEVCGLTAPSERRKGHFQRLFQQGMEAVRRIGFHKILLNAPAGSASAKAFLKKQGAVYAFSEHQMAWQEGPLEEVADDVAVRPAEPGDFAMRVRLDREGFGVSEADATEMERKHDEKKDPDTAILMVVSNGETVGKVRVNREKGQSWIYGFAVLPEYRGKGIGRNVLRRIIRGEHAAGHSIHLEVETKNDHALGLYESVGFKAVHAQDYYLYDANIEGGV from the coding sequence ATGCTAACCAATCAACAACTACAAGCCATTGAACGGCTGCAGCAGAAGTGTGAAGCGCAGGATCACGTACAGCTGAAGCTGAATTGGGACATGCTGAGAACGCGGGAATTCGAGCAAACGGACTTTTTTCACTATGAAAACGGCGAACTCGTATCGTTCTTGGCTTTATATGCCTTCGGCTCCACAGTCGAAGTATGCGGGTTGACGGCGCCAAGCGAGCGGCGGAAGGGGCATTTCCAGCGCTTGTTTCAGCAAGGCATGGAAGCCGTGCGGCGCATTGGATTTCATAAAATTCTATTGAATGCACCCGCAGGCTCGGCATCGGCGAAAGCTTTTCTGAAGAAGCAAGGTGCTGTATATGCCTTCTCTGAGCATCAAATGGCGTGGCAAGAAGGACCGCTTGAAGAGGTCGCTGACGACGTTGCGGTGAGGCCGGCAGAGCCTGGAGACTTTGCCATGCGCGTGCGGCTGGATCGGGAAGGATTCGGCGTAAGCGAAGCGGATGCGACGGAGATGGAACGCAAGCACGACGAGAAGAAGGACCCGGACACCGCGATCCTTATGGTCGTTTCGAATGGAGAAACGGTGGGCAAAGTTCGCGTGAATCGGGAAAAAGGGCAATCATGGATCTACGGCTTTGCTGTTTTGCCGGAATATCGAGGCAAAGGAATCGGCAGAAACGTGCTTCGCCGTATCATTCGAGGCGAGCATGCAGCCGGTCATTCCATCCACTTAGAGGTCGAAACGAAAAACGATCATGCCTTGGGTTTATACGAGTCTGTCGGATTCAAAGCGGTGCATGCGCAGGATTACTATTTGTACGATGCTAACATCGAAGGAGGGGTCTAA
- a CDS encoding response regulator transcription factor: MKEYIIAVVDDDQHIRELVEAYLKKDSFRTVGVASAEEALALWQSAPPDMWVLDVMLPGMDGYEFCRRIRMEAEVPIIMISARDNEVDKIMGLELGSDDYMVKPFSPRELVARVKRLLKRWYSANRIEEQAAQPRLEAARLAVGRLQLLLEERRVLWRGEEVDVTMKEFALLQVFAEHPNRAFTRDEVLTLVWGEDYYGSDRAVDHLVKRLRKKMDMLPIEAVWGHGYRMRTEGGE; the protein is encoded by the coding sequence ATGAAAGAGTATATAATCGCCGTTGTCGACGATGATCAGCATATCCGCGAGCTGGTGGAAGCTTATTTGAAGAAGGACAGCTTTCGAACGGTCGGGGTCGCAAGCGCCGAGGAGGCACTGGCGTTGTGGCAATCCGCGCCGCCGGACATGTGGGTGCTGGACGTGATGCTGCCCGGCATGGACGGCTATGAATTTTGCAGAAGGATTCGCATGGAGGCGGAAGTACCGATCATCATGATCTCCGCGCGGGATAATGAGGTCGACAAAATAATGGGCCTTGAGCTTGGCAGCGACGATTATATGGTGAAGCCGTTCAGCCCGCGGGAGCTGGTCGCCCGGGTCAAGCGGCTGCTGAAGCGCTGGTACAGCGCGAACCGGATCGAAGAGCAAGCGGCACAGCCGAGGCTGGAAGCCGCGCGGCTTGCCGTTGGAAGACTGCAGCTGCTGCTGGAGGAGCGGCGCGTGCTGTGGCGGGGCGAAGAGGTGGATGTGACGATGAAGGAGTTCGCGCTGCTTCAAGTGTTCGCGGAGCATCCGAACCGTGCCTTCACCCGCGACGAGGTGCTGACGCTCGTATGGGGCGAGGACTATTACGGCAGCGACCGCGCCGTCGATCATCTCGTGAAGCGGCTGCGCAAGAAGATGGACATGCTGCCGATCGAGGCCGTATGGGGGCATGGCTATCGGATGAGAACCGAGGGAGGCGAATAG
- the metE gene encoding 5-methyltetrahydropteroyltriglutamate--homocysteine S-methyltransferase: protein MKSANLGYPRIGRDREWKKALEQHWAGKLPEEQLHEELKAIRLDRLKVQQTLGVDIIPVGDFTYYDHVLDTACMFGLIPERFAYEGGTPDLGLYYAMARGNKDATALEMTKWFNTNYHYIVPELNGLTPKLTRNRLVDTYREAKQELGIDGRPVLLGLFTFLKLSKGYRQEELGGWIDALLPLYGQVLRELAEAGAAWVQIDEPILATTLGESDLALIARIYAELRQSAPGIRILLQTYFEAVDAYKAVTELPVHGIGLDFVHDGGKNLRAVLDQGFPADKVLGAGLIDGRGIWRADLQGKLDKLNAIRGAVSENRILVQPSSSLLHVPVSAKQETGLDAVLRGALAFADEKLEEIVLLVKANQLGLQAVKDELALAIQNRAALQQSPSRARSDVHRQIAGLASEPFERPSRFAARRETQRQRWQLPLMPTTTIGSFPQTPEVRSARSKWRKGEWSAERYESFVQEQIKIWIDVQTELGLDVFVHGEFERNDMVEFFGEKLAGFAFTANGWVQSYGSRCVKPPIIYGDVALEAPMTVAETVYAQSLTDVPVKGMLTGPITILNWSFVRDDLSREEVAYQIALALRKEVEALESSGIGMIQVDEPAIREGLPLKREQWPHYLNWAVRAFRLSTATVQDETQIHTHMCYSEFNEIIDAISDLDADVISIETSRSHGELIASFEDKTYDKGIGLGVYDIHSPRVPLVSEMTAMIDRALRVLAPDQFWINPDCGLKTRKYEETIAALRNMVEATELARAKYAEAASSV, encoded by the coding sequence ATGAAGAGCGCGAACCTGGGTTATCCCCGCATCGGACGGGATCGGGAATGGAAGAAAGCGTTGGAGCAGCACTGGGCGGGAAAGCTGCCCGAAGAGCAGCTGCACGAGGAATTGAAGGCGATTCGCCTTGATCGCTTGAAGGTGCAGCAAACGCTCGGAGTCGACATCATCCCGGTTGGCGATTTCACGTATTACGATCATGTCCTGGATACGGCCTGCATGTTCGGCCTTATTCCGGAGCGGTTCGCCTATGAGGGCGGCACGCCGGATCTCGGCCTTTACTATGCGATGGCCCGAGGCAATAAGGACGCCACGGCGCTGGAGATGACGAAATGGTTCAATACGAACTATCATTATATCGTTCCTGAGCTGAACGGACTGACGCCGAAGCTGACCCGCAACCGGCTGGTCGATACATACCGGGAAGCGAAGCAGGAGCTCGGCATTGACGGAAGGCCCGTGCTGCTTGGCTTGTTCACCTTCCTAAAGCTGTCCAAGGGATACCGGCAAGAGGAGCTCGGCGGCTGGATCGACGCGCTGCTGCCGCTCTACGGACAGGTGCTTCGCGAGCTCGCCGAAGCAGGAGCGGCGTGGGTTCAGATCGACGAGCCGATTCTCGCAACGACGCTCGGCGAAAGCGATCTTGCCCTTATCGCCCGTATCTACGCGGAGCTGCGGCAGTCGGCGCCGGGCATTCGCATCCTGCTGCAGACGTATTTCGAAGCCGTAGATGCGTATAAAGCCGTCACCGAGCTGCCGGTTCACGGTATCGGACTGGACTTCGTCCATGACGGCGGCAAGAACCTGCGGGCCGTTCTCGATCAAGGCTTCCCGGCGGACAAAGTGCTGGGCGCCGGTCTGATCGACGGACGCGGCATATGGCGCGCCGACCTGCAGGGCAAGCTGGATAAGCTGAACGCGATTCGCGGCGCCGTATCCGAGAACCGCATTCTCGTCCAGCCTTCAAGCAGCCTGCTGCATGTGCCGGTCAGCGCCAAGCAGGAGACCGGTCTCGATGCCGTGCTGCGCGGCGCGCTGGCTTTCGCGGACGAGAAGCTCGAAGAGATCGTGCTCCTCGTGAAAGCAAACCAGCTTGGCCTGCAGGCAGTTAAGGACGAGCTTGCGCTGGCGATTCAGAACCGTGCCGCGCTGCAGCAGTCGCCTTCCCGCGCCCGCAGCGACGTGCACCGGCAGATCGCGGGGCTGGCGTCGGAACCGTTCGAGCGGCCAAGCCGTTTCGCGGCGCGCCGCGAAACGCAGCGGCAGCGCTGGCAGCTGCCCCTGATGCCGACGACGACGATCGGCAGCTTCCCGCAGACGCCGGAGGTCCGGAGCGCCCGTTCCAAATGGCGCAAGGGCGAGTGGAGCGCGGAACGGTACGAATCGTTCGTGCAGGAGCAGATCAAGATCTGGATCGACGTGCAAACGGAGCTCGGGCTGGACGTCTTCGTGCACGGCGAGTTCGAGCGCAACGACATGGTCGAGTTCTTCGGCGAGAAGCTGGCCGGCTTCGCGTTCACGGCGAACGGCTGGGTGCAATCGTACGGCTCCCGCTGCGTGAAGCCGCCGATCATCTACGGCGACGTGGCGCTTGAGGCGCCGATGACCGTCGCGGAAACCGTCTATGCGCAGTCGCTGACGGACGTACCGGTCAAGGGCATGCTGACGGGACCGATTACGATTCTCAACTGGTCGTTCGTCCGGGACGATCTCTCCCGCGAGGAGGTTGCGTACCAGATCGCGCTTGCGCTGCGCAAGGAAGTGGAGGCGCTGGAGTCATCCGGCATCGGCATGATCCAGGTCGACGAGCCTGCCATCCGCGAAGGCCTTCCGCTCAAGCGCGAGCAGTGGCCGCATTACCTGAACTGGGCCGTGCGCGCCTTCCGCCTGTCCACGGCGACCGTGCAGGACGAGACGCAAATCCATACGCATATGTGCTACAGCGAATTTAACGAAATCATCGACGCGATCAGTGATTTGGACGCCGACGTCATCTCGATCGAGACGTCCCGCAGCCACGGCGAGCTGATTGCGAGCTTCGAAGACAAAACCTACGACAAGGGCATTGGCCTCGGCGTCTACGACATCCATAGTCCGCGTGTGCCGCTCGTCTCGGAGATGACCGCCATGATCGACCGCGCCCTTCGGGTGCTGGCTCCCGATCAATTCTGGATCAACCCCGACTGCGGCTTGAAGACGCGTAAGTACGAGGAGACCATCGCCGCGCTTCGCAACATGGTCGAGGCGACCGAACTGGCCCGGGCGAAATACGCCGAAGCGGCAAGCAGCGTATAA
- a CDS encoding Na+/H+ antiporter translates to MDLFRVVLVLLLLLAVSQIGQRLLPFIPLPIIQIALGSAIVYLPWHVHISLEPDLFFMLFIAPLLFNDGKRTPRDELWKLRTPILLMAVGLVFLTVLVGGLFIHNLIPSIPLAAAFALAAILSPTDAVAVSAIASRVLLPANIHRLLEGESLMNDASGLVAFKFAVAAAVTGTFSFWHASWSFVVISLGGLLVGGVISLGVIWARMAMRRFGIEDVSVHVLIRIVTPFILFYTAEHLGLSGILAAVAGGILHAIEQDRSGFTTIEQKFVSEITWNVILFIMNGLVFVLLGLQLPDIAADIFNNAAYSNFKAVGYVLLIYMLLIALRFIWLIVYGRLSGFLGRHGTEWRVLVLTALSGIRGAVTLAGAFTIPLFIGNGSPFPERDLMLFLSGGVILFSMVLASIALPLLADRAEGTAGDSHNRKAEVKAQLESIKAANQAVRLATDETNHFAAAIVISDNDQRLSDLRRTNYEILPRKAREEEMFLRQLGIAEEKKCMMLLARKGEIKPQEAVVLQNIFRRIEMAVSNRFHIVYLLLYSLVYKVFSAFMPDRRKAHAGLKLKDRKTFIRLRIATATYALEELKANETCSNSSVSRVCGHYRHIISVLNHQLEAPDAEEVVEEKVHVLKLLSIQAEREALQQQYRQGVIGRQQLSKLQFQVSMHEAEALDNNWESLLQA, encoded by the coding sequence ATGGATTTATTTCGCGTCGTACTTGTCCTATTATTGCTGCTCGCGGTTTCGCAGATCGGCCAGCGGCTCTTGCCGTTTATTCCGCTGCCGATTATCCAAATCGCGCTGGGGAGCGCCATCGTATACTTGCCTTGGCATGTCCATATCTCCTTGGAGCCGGATCTGTTCTTCATGCTGTTCATCGCGCCGCTGCTGTTCAACGACGGCAAACGAACGCCGCGGGACGAGCTGTGGAAGCTGAGAACGCCGATCCTGCTCATGGCGGTCGGACTCGTGTTCTTAACCGTTCTCGTAGGCGGCTTGTTCATACACAACTTGATTCCGTCGATCCCGCTTGCGGCGGCATTCGCGCTCGCCGCGATTCTATCGCCTACCGATGCGGTGGCCGTATCGGCGATTGCATCCAGGGTGCTGCTGCCGGCGAATATTCATCGCCTGCTGGAAGGCGAGTCGCTCATGAATGATGCTTCCGGCCTCGTCGCCTTCAAGTTCGCGGTTGCAGCGGCTGTGACAGGCACGTTCTCGTTCTGGCACGCGTCGTGGAGCTTCGTCGTCATTTCACTAGGGGGCCTGCTTGTCGGCGGCGTTATTTCGCTTGGGGTCATCTGGGCAAGGATGGCCATGCGCCGATTCGGTATCGAAGACGTCTCGGTCCATGTGCTCATTCGGATAGTGACGCCGTTCATTCTGTTCTATACGGCGGAGCATCTCGGGTTGTCCGGCATTCTCGCCGCAGTCGCCGGGGGCATTCTTCATGCGATCGAGCAGGATCGCTCCGGGTTCACGACGATCGAGCAGAAATTCGTGTCGGAGATTACATGGAACGTCATTCTGTTCATCATGAACGGGCTTGTGTTCGTGCTGCTTGGTCTTCAGCTTCCCGATATTGCGGCAGACATCTTCAATAACGCGGCCTACAGTAATTTCAAAGCCGTCGGGTATGTGCTGCTGATCTACATGCTGCTCATCGCGCTGCGATTCATATGGCTGATCGTTTACGGGCGTCTCTCCGGCTTTCTTGGCCGGCACGGGACCGAATGGCGGGTGCTGGTGCTTACCGCGCTGTCCGGCATCCGCGGTGCTGTCACGCTGGCGGGCGCGTTCACGATTCCGCTCTTTATTGGGAACGGGAGTCCGTTCCCGGAGCGGGATTTGATGCTCTTCTTGTCCGGCGGTGTCATCCTGTTCTCGATGGTGCTGGCGAGCATCGCGCTGCCGCTGCTCGCCGACCGGGCCGAAGGCACGGCAGGTGATTCGCATAATCGGAAGGCGGAGGTTAAAGCGCAGCTGGAATCCATCAAAGCGGCGAATCAAGCCGTGCGATTGGCGACGGACGAGACGAACCATTTCGCTGCGGCGATCGTCATCTCGGACAATGACCAGCGGCTGTCGGACCTGAGACGAACCAATTACGAGATCCTGCCCAGGAAAGCAAGGGAAGAGGAAATGTTTCTTCGGCAGCTCGGCATCGCGGAGGAGAAGAAGTGCATGATGCTGCTCGCGAGGAAAGGAGAGATCAAACCGCAGGAGGCGGTTGTGCTCCAGAACATATTCCGGCGCATTGAGATGGCCGTCTCCAACCGGTTTCATATTGTGTACCTGCTGCTCTATTCGCTTGTCTATAAAGTGTTCTCGGCGTTTATGCCGGACAGGCGCAAAGCGCACGCCGGTTTGAAGCTGAAAGACCGTAAAACGTTCATTCGGCTGCGCATTGCAACGGCCACTTACGCACTCGAGGAGCTGAAGGCGAACGAAACCTGCTCCAATTCTTCTGTCAGCCGGGTATGCGGACATTATAGGCACATCATTAGTGTGCTTAATCATCAGCTGGAAGCGCCGGATGCCGAAGAAGTTGTAGAAGAAAAGGTGCACGTGCTGAAGCTGCTCTCCATCCAGGCAGAACGAGAAGCGCTTCAGCAGCAGTACCGGCAGGGCGTCATCGGACGGCAGCAGCTCAGCAAGCTGCAGTTCCAAGTAAGCATGCACGAGGCCGAGGCGCTCGACAACAATTGGGAGAGCCTCCTTCAGGCTTGA
- a CDS encoding cell wall metabolism sensor histidine kinase WalK — MKMMHQLNLAFGVLIVLVITVTAVMNHYVLMEHFIGTQKDGMQSLGASLSDKLQVVPGAGIGFGPSPEAVPLTITESVLPNVEAVITNTEGKVVSSLVPSLTTAGSAFFTQPAAPASVSQLTTMQAIADGKDSRFVVSAMAIPQGTLTLYTPLSKIKAVEQALLGRLLLVLCVSGAVVYLLSLLLTRRLIHPLAKLRAELKKVESRRFSEVRLVQAGGEIGAVAQTVYELAGELERYNQAQKQFFQNASHELKTPLMSISGYAEGIRDGVFEGESASKGLAIIMSESARLTNIVTEMTLLAKLDSEEDVFRMKEVDVRELLTETKERLNPQLARSGVSLEIDFGAGIPERLIIRADRDKLAQALLNVASNAIRYARKQIVITVQVRRERLSIAVQDDGAGFPQELLPHLFHRFVKGKDGETGLGLAISRAIVERCKGEIGAGNRQGGGAVISIGFPLAA, encoded by the coding sequence ATGAAAATGATGCATCAGCTCAATTTGGCGTTCGGCGTGCTGATCGTACTTGTCATTACGGTGACGGCGGTCATGAATCACTACGTGCTCATGGAGCATTTTATCGGGACGCAGAAGGACGGCATGCAGTCGCTCGGAGCCAGCTTGTCCGACAAGCTTCAGGTCGTGCCCGGGGCGGGAATCGGGTTTGGGCCGTCCCCAGAGGCGGTCCCCCTGACGATTACCGAATCGGTGCTGCCGAATGTCGAAGCCGTCATCACGAATACGGAGGGCAAAGTGGTCTCCAGCTTGGTGCCGAGCTTGACTACGGCTGGCTCTGCGTTCTTCACCCAGCCGGCGGCGCCGGCAAGCGTAAGTCAATTAACGACGATGCAGGCCATCGCGGACGGCAAGGACAGCCGTTTCGTCGTCTCGGCTATGGCGATTCCTCAGGGAACGCTGACGCTGTACACGCCGCTCAGCAAAATCAAAGCCGTCGAGCAGGCGCTGCTTGGGCGGCTGCTGCTGGTCTTGTGCGTCTCCGGCGCGGTCGTTTATTTGCTCAGCCTGTTGCTGACGCGGCGGTTAATTCATCCGCTGGCGAAGCTGCGCGCGGAGCTGAAGAAGGTAGAGAGCAGACGCTTCTCGGAGGTGCGGCTTGTGCAGGCCGGAGGTGAAATCGGCGCGGTGGCGCAGACCGTGTATGAGCTGGCCGGCGAGCTGGAACGGTACAACCAGGCGCAGAAGCAGTTTTTCCAGAATGCTTCGCATGAGCTGAAGACGCCGCTGATGTCGATCTCCGGGTATGCGGAGGGCATTCGGGACGGGGTCTTCGAAGGGGAAAGCGCAAGCAAGGGGCTTGCTATCATCATGAGCGAAAGCGCGCGGCTGACGAACATCGTCACCGAGATGACGCTGCTTGCGAAGCTGGACAGCGAGGAGGACGTCTTCCGAATGAAGGAGGTCGACGTGCGGGAACTGCTGACGGAGACGAAGGAACGGCTGAATCCGCAGCTAGCGCGCAGTGGCGTATCGCTGGAGATTGACTTCGGAGCGGGTATACCTGAACGGTTGATAATCCGCGCGGACCGGGACAAGCTGGCGCAGGCGCTGCTGAACGTCGCGTCGAACGCAATCCGGTATGCGAGGAAACAAATCGTCATCACGGTTCAGGTCCGCCGGGAGCGGCTGTCGATCGCCGTGCAGGACGACGGAGCAGGCTTCCCGCAGGAGCTGCTGCCGCATCTGTTCCATCGCTTCGTGAAAGGCAAGGACGGGGAGACCGGGCTTGGCCTCGCGATATCCCGCGCGATCGTCGAGCGCTGCAAGGGCGAGATCGGAGCCGGCAACCGCCAAGGCGGCGGCGCGGTCATTTCGATCGGATTTCCGCTTGCGGCGTAG